The proteins below are encoded in one region of Halichoerus grypus chromosome X, mHalGry1.hap1.1, whole genome shotgun sequence:
- the NYX gene encoding nyctalopin — translation MKGHGMLVLLLHAVVFGLPSAWAEEACTRTCPAACACSSTERGCSVRCDRAGLLRVPAEFPCEAASIDLDRNGLRFLGERAFGTLPSLRRLSLRHNNLSFITPGAFKGLPRLAELRLAHNGELRYLHARTFAALSRLRRLDLASCRLFTVPERLLAELPALRELAAFDNLFRRVPGALRGLANLTHAHLERSRIEAVASSSLQGMRRLRSLSLQANRVRAVHAGAFRDCGALEHLLLNDNLLAELPAEAFVGLRRLRTLNLGGNALGLVARAWFADLAELELLYLDRNSIAFVEEGAFQNLSGLLALHLNGNHLTVLAWAAFQPGFFLGRLFLFRNPWRCDCRLEWLRDWMESSGRVSDVPCAAPGSVAGLDLSQVAFGRSSDGLCVDPEELNLTASSPGPSPEPEATTVSRFSSLLSKLLAPRAPVEEVANTTEGPLNTSLSDSLPSAGVVVSGHNSRFLLGSGLLLSAAQRVVFVVQVD, via the coding sequence CGGTGGTCTTCGGCCTGCCCAGTGCCTGGGCCGAGGAGGCCTGCACGCGCACCTGCCCCGCCGCCTGCGCCTGCAGCAGTACCGAGCGCGGCTGCTCCGTGCGCTGTGACCGCGCCGGTCTCCTGCGGGTGCCGGCCGAGTTTCCGTGCGAGGCGGCCTCCATCGACCTGGACCGGAACGGCCTGCGCTTCCTGGGCGAGCGGGCCTTCGGCACGCTGCCGTCGCTGCGCCGCCTGTCGCTGCGCCACAACAACCTGTCCTTCATCACGCCCGGCGCCTTCAAGGGCCTGCCGCGCTTGGCGGAGCTGCGCCTGGCGCACAACGGCGAGCTGCGCTACCTGCACGCTCGCACTTTCGCCGCACTCAGCCGCCTCCGCCGCCTCGACCTGGCCTCCTGCCGCCTCTTCACCGTGCCCGAGCGCCTCCTGGCCGAGCTGCCCGCCCTGCGCGAGCTCGCCGCCTTCGACAACCTCTTCCGCCGCGTGCCCGGCGCGCTGCGCGGCCTGGCCAACCTGACGCATGCGCACCTGGAGCGCAGCCGCATCGAGGCGGTGGCCTCCAGCTCGCTGCAGGGCATGAGGCGCCTGCGCTCGCTCAGCCTGCAGGCCAACCGCGTCCGCGCCGTGCACGCAGGCGCCTTTCGCGACTGCGGCGCCCTGGAGCACCTGCTGCTCAACGACAACCTGCTGGCGGAGCTGCCCGCCGAAGCCTTTGTAGGCCTGCGCCGCCTGCGCACGCTCAACCTGGGCGGCAACGCGCTGGGCCTTGTGGCGCGCGCCTGGTTCGCCGACCTGGCCGAGCTTGAGCTGCTCTACCTGGACCGCAACAGCATCGCCTTCGTGGAGGAGGGCGCCTTCCAGAACCTCTCGGGCCTCCTCGCTCTGCACCTCAATGGCAACCACCTCACTGTGCTGGCCTGGGCCGCCTTCCAGCCTGGCTTCTTCCTGGGCCGCCTCTTTCTCTTCCGCAACCCGTGGCGCTGTGACTGCCGCCTGGAGTGGCTGCGGGACTGGATGGAGAGCTCCGGGCGTGTGTCCGACGTGCCGTGCGCCGCCCCGGGCTCCGTGGCCGGCCTGGACCTCAGCCAGGTGGCCTTTGGGCGCTCTTCCGATGGCCTGTGTGTGGACCCCGAGGAGCTGAACCTCACCGCATCCAGTCCAGGCCCGTCCCCAGAGCCAGAGGCCACCACCGTGAGTAGGTTCAGCAGCCTCCTCTCCAAGCTGCTGGCCCCGAGGGCCCCAGTGGAGGAGGTGGCCAACACCACCGAGGGGCCGCTCAACACCTCCCTGTCCGACAGCCTTCCCTCCGCTGGGGTGGTTGTCTCGGGCCACAACTCCCGGTTTCTCCTCGGCTCTGGTCTCCTGCTCAGCGCGGCCCAGCGCGTGGTGTTTGTCGTACAGGTGGACTGA